CGGGTGTGCAAATTTCCCATTTGCCCGCGACATCGTCCTGCGCCTGGATCGAGTTCTTTTTGGCAACCAGAAACAACCGGATTTGCGGGCAATCGGCCTTCGGCAATTCCGTGGCCGCATTGTGCGCGCGGCTGAGGCCGAACTCCATATTCGACTGCCCGGAGCAAATCCAAACATCGCCTACCAGCACATCGGCCAATTTCAATTCATTACGCCCCTTGACAACTATTTCGAGCGGATTGCCGGAAACTGAAATTGGCTCCAGTTCCACGCGCCATTTGCCGTCCTTCCCCGTTGTCACATGGGCTGTTTTGTCGCCGATCGATACCGCGACTTCCTCACCCGGCTCAGCCCATCCCCATACCGGAAGCTTTTGCCCCTGTTGCAAGACCATGTGATCACCGAAAATCGACGGCAACCGCACCTCCCCATTCAGGCACGCGGCAGTTCCAAAAATCCACAATACAGATAAAATAAAATGGCGTTTCATGGTTATAATTTGAAGTATGCCGTACCTGGTTCGCGGGCAAAAAGGAGCCCGGCCACCGGATTGGTTCGGCTTGTTTACTGCGCTGTCCAACCCCCGTCTATTGTGATTGTATGTCCCG
This DNA window, taken from Candidatus Methylacidiphilales bacterium, encodes the following:
- a CDS encoding sialate O-acetylesterase — its product is MKRHFILSVLWIFGTAACLNGEVRLPSIFGDHMVLQQGQKLPVWGWAEPGEEVAVSIGDKTAHVTTGKDGKWRVELEPISVSGNPLEIVVKGRNELKLADVLVGDVWICSGQSNMEFGLSRAHNAATELPKADCPQIRLFLVAKKNSIQAQDDVAGKWEICTPATAARFSAVGYFFGQDIYGAFHQPIGLIGTYWGGTPAQAWTSLDGLRKDAELKGHVQAAEKLIANYPQASVVYKDKMAEYNEAKKKWDEQYGAANAAALNTWKSEAATLATEGKPAPPMPKPEP